A stretch of the SAR86 cluster bacterium genome encodes the following:
- the gmhB gene encoding D-glycero-beta-D-manno-heptose 1,7-bisphosphate 7-phosphatase has protein sequence MDDVVVLDRDGVINVDLMTYVTKPEDFEPIEGSLEAIALLNKHGFKVAIATNQACIEKKIITDADLLKIHNHMEDLLKEAGGKIAHIAYCPHAPETKCKCRKPETGLLEEIEKTIEVDLKGKHFIGDKDSDILAGRRHGCVPMLIKTGGYGEKVYGTDISPPDEHCFNDLLEATEYILNSKK, from the coding sequence ATGGATGACGTTGTAGTCTTAGACAGGGACGGGGTCATTAATGTTGACCTCATGACTTATGTGACTAAGCCGGAAGATTTTGAGCCTATTGAAGGTAGTTTGGAGGCTATTGCGCTTCTTAATAAACATGGCTTTAAAGTTGCGATTGCCACTAATCAGGCTTGCATTGAGAAAAAAATTATTACAGATGCTGATTTATTAAAAATTCACAACCACATGGAGGATCTGCTCAAAGAAGCTGGAGGGAAAATTGCTCACATCGCTTATTGTCCTCATGCGCCTGAAACTAAATGTAAGTGTAGAAAACCTGAGACTGGTCTCTTAGAAGAAATTGAGAAGACTATTGAAGTTGATCTCAAAGGAAAACATTTTATAGGTGATAAAGATTCGGACATCTTGGCAGGGAGAAGACATGGCTGTGTTCCTATGCTTATTAAAACAGGTGGTTATGGAGAGAAGGTGTATGGAACGGATATAAGTCCGCCTGATGAGCATTGTTTTAATGACCTTCTTGAAGCTACTGAATATATTTTAAACTCTAAAAAGTGA